ACCATCCACATCCTGCCCAGGCCTGCCCCAGGGTCTCAGAAGTACCCagacctgcccccctcccctcccgtcCCTCCCTGCCACCACCTTGTTTCAGGCTGGTCAGAGGCAGTGTGAACTGGCCCACAAAGTCATTGGGGGAGGTGGCGTCATAGTCTTCCACCACGAACCGGACCAGCGCCAGCTCCGGAGCCCGCAGCTGGAACTGCAGGGTCTGGTCCCAGCGTGGATTGAAGCCTGCGGGGCAGGCGGAGGGTCAGAGCCCTCTGCCCCAGGCTGGCCCCGCACCTCCTCCTGCCCGCCGTGCCAGGGCCCCCTGCCCCACCGTTGTTGAGCACGTAGTTGGTCTCCTTGCGTGAGCAGTCTGCCGGCACCCCGTGGATCTCAACGCGCACCAGGGGGTCCACGATGGAGTTGGGCTTCTCGGCGTTCAGCTTGGGCAGCTGCTGTGCAGTCAGCACCTGGCAGGGACGGAGGAGCCTTCAGCTGGGCCCCGGAGTCCTCACCCACGCTGCCAGCTCAGCCTCCAAGCCCCCAGAATGGGCTCAACCCTGGCTGCTGACCTGAATGGTGAGCATGGTTCTGAAGGGCCCAGGGCACTCAGGGTCAAAGGTTGTGTTGGGTTGCCGCAGGCAGGCCGGCTTCAGGACATAGCCACACTGCCCATTGATGAGGAAGCGCCCGGCATTGAGGTCCATCTCATAGCCTGGCGTCTGGAAGTTCAGGGCCACTGGGGGACACAGTAGGGTCAGGGCAGCCACTCTCTGGCCCCCTGCTCACTGCTCAGGGCCTGGGGAGGACACATGGCAGCCGAGGACCCAGGCCCCACGGTCACCAGGACCTCGCCCTGGCATCCCCCAGAGCTTGAGGCAGGGCTGGGGCAGGGCGTCAGGGCCACACTCAAGGCCAGGACTGGGTCCTGAGGAAGCCTGAGGTCTCCAAGCCAGCCCCcatgaggaccaatgtccattcaACCAGTGCCCAGCACGTGTGGGGCTCaatatgtgtgtgttgggggcaccTTCCTAAAGGTGgaggccctggcagtgtagtgatttgattacacgttgggctgagatcccgcaaggtctgcagtttgaatccactagctgctccttgggagaaaaatggggctttctactcagtaaACAGTTTAACTGTCTAGGAAACCAACAGGGCTCGACTCAGTGGTGGTGACCTTGGCTGCCACAGGTGAGAGTTGATGCTGTTAGCAACTAACGTGGCCTCTTCTCCCCGCACACACTGCTGACAACTCTTAGGAATCGTTACCCACAAAAGGGCTTGTCCGCCTTCTGAAAAGGTATGTGACTCCACCATTCTGGGTCTCCCCTGGCTCCCCACAGAGCACCCACACACCTGCTGCCTGCCTCACTCACCCAGCTGACAGCCCGCGTTCCACATCTCCTGTGGGCTGTAGTTGGCCGAGTTCATCCGCAGCCCCAGCGGGTAGATGCGGGTCAGCTGATGAGAATTGTGCCTGACAAAGCTGTTCCCTggggaggggcgggagggggcAGGGCGGGGGACATGGAGGAGGCCTGTGACAGCCACTGGGCGTCCCtcacccagggccaggcctggtttcctgccccgcccccccactcTCTGGAGTCCCAGGGAAGAGGCTGCTGAGCCCAGAGGGGCAGGGACATGTTGGGCCACCAACTCTGGGCCTGCACCCCAGCCTGAATTCCCCTGAGGCTCACTTCATCCTTGGGGCCCAAGGCTGGCATCCTCCATGCATCCTTCACCCCTGCCCCCAGGCCTCTGTACAACCTGTTCCTCCAGACTGACTTCCTGCCTGCAAGCCCCACCCTCTTCCTCACCACTTCCTCCGCTTCCCTGCAGGTGAGTCCCCACCACCATACTGTGAGTGACTATGCTGTGCCCCTATCCCCACTGGTGCCTGGTATGGGGCTGGGACAAGGTGCACTCATTCATTCCCCAAGCCCTCTCTGGGGTCCTCCCGACCACCAGACAGTCCTTTCCCAAAGCCCCCTTAACCTCCTTCCCAGACCAACTTCAGGACACCCTTGCCCACTCATGCGCCCAGCACCCCATTCCTCTCCTACCTGCCTCTCGGATGAGCCTCTTGGCCTCGCGCTCACTGAGGGAGCTGACCTGGCAGGGCTGGGCCTGCTCCACGGCCGGGCGCAGGCTCTTCAGGGGGGTGGCACAGCAGTACACTGCCAGGGCAGACAGCTCCGGGGAGATCTGCTTGGCCTGCAATCGGAGCCTCAGCAGGGTTGGGGGGCTCCAGCCTCCTGGGCCTCCTCTGTCCTTCCTTCACCCATGTCCACCTGGTCACACCAGGGGTAGGGGCGGGCCCTGCCAGGCTTACTCACCCGCCGTGGCTTCTGCTCTGTGGTCTCGGCCTCCTCATCcccctcctcctcgtcctcctcctcccgGTCCCATAACGCCCGGTCGTCCTCCTTCTGAGCCCCTGGCAGCTTCTTCCCTTTCACCAGGACCCGGCCCTTCAGTTCCTGTCAGAAGCAGGGCCAGAGCATGAGGCCCTTGGGCCACCCTGCCAATTGGCTGACCAGCCCTCTACCTGCAGGAGTGGCCGGCTAGTGGGTGGCCCAACACCCCACAGAGCTTGGTCCCATGGGACCAGACGGGAAACCACCTAGGGATGGATACCCACCGACAGCATGTAGAAGGGCCAGTGCCCCAGCTCGCAATACTAGGCAGCCATTCAGAGGAGGCAGTGGAGGACGGGAAGGAAGGTGCCCTCTTACACGGAAGACGGAGCCCGGCCCCGCCAGTCACCTGGACAGGCTCCGGCGCATGGAGCGTGGGGCAGTTCAAACTGCAGAGGGGTTCTGACTAGGGGAGCCGCGTGGAGAACCCACTTTTTCATGATACCCTTTTTAGACAGCTTGAGCTGTGCTTTATCCCTGTGGATGCTGTGAAACAGGCATCCTTGTGGGGCCGTGAGCTAAGCGCtgcggggctgctaaccaaaaggctggtggttctaactcaccaggggctcagagggagaaagacgaggccgtcgGCTTCCAAAGATTTACGTCCTGGGAAGCCTACAgggctctgccctacagggcggctatgtgtcagcatcgactcatTGGCGGTGGGTCTGGTTTGGGGTTCACCCTACGATATTGCtaaatttcagcagagcttccagacccagGCAAGCTGGGAAGACAGACTACCGACCTGGGGACAGTCATCTATCCAAGCTCCAGCCCAGTGCCCTTATATCAGGGTCACCGGGAATGTGGGGCTGACTCAGTAGCGTGAACCGCAATTCTGTCACACCAACCACAGAAGACAAACCACACAGGCAACAGAGGTGAACCAACATTCCTGCATAATTGAGATTGGTGGTCATTTCCAGGAGAGGCGCTCTGGGGTGTGAGGAGGAAGGACTGTACGGACCAGCTCTGGCTGGGGTGCTGTGGCCGGCTATGCTGAGCTAGAATTGGAAGCAGATGGCTGGGAAAGGAGGCCGGGTGGAGGCAGTACCAACCCAGGCCTTCCGGCGGAAAAGGCTGAGCTTTCAGGGACTCTGGCACAGCCAGAGTCGGCAGGGCGGGACCCAGACTGGGAGACCTTGAATGCCATGTAAGAAGGGTGACTCATTAAGACTCCCTTGGCCAGCCGGCCACAGGGGCAGTACCACACGGAGCAGATGCCAGGCGAGTGGAGGAGGAAGACAGAGAAGTGAGGGGTCCTGAACCACAGTGGGAGCAGGAGCCAGATGGGTGGGTGGTAGACCCTAACCAGATCCCTCCCCTCCAGATTGGGGCCTGTGAGCGTTACCTCCGGAGACGGCAGTGCCTTGGGGTCCTGGGAGTCCAGTGGCTGGGTCACCAGCATGCCCCCCAGGATGGTGCGCAGGTGGTGGGCCAAGGCAGCCTGCTGCTCCAGGCCACAGTGGTTCTCAAGGGACAGGATGACGGGGTATGGGGACGTCTGTGAGAAAAAGACAGACACAGCTGCTCAGGGCCAATCGCCCCTTCCCTGGGCCAAGGCAGGCAGTGAGCTGGGATGCACACTAGTCCCAGAGTGTAAGGGCCCAGGGCCCAGGTCTGCTATGGGACCTCTGGGAAGGGAGGCCGGCCCAGGGACTGCAGGATTGGTTTGCTTCTGATATTCTGTTAATAACATTGGCCCCGTGGTGGTTTAGGCTGCAAGCCTTCTCCCCAGCCTGTCACTTGTGGAGGGAGCTTTGGTGGCGTAGCagtttatgcgttgggctgctaacctgccAATCTCCAGGTCcagtgttcaaaaccaccagtcgctccatgggaggaaggtgaggctgtctactcctgtgaggCATTcattcagaaacttacaggggaagCTCAGtgaccgatggcagtgagtcactgATGCAGGGCTCTGATGCAGCTTTGGGCAGAGGGTGGCCCACTGTTGAAGTGTCCTGCCTTACCCAGAAGGCTTCCTGTGGCTTTTATTCCATGCACTCACACTGATGGACATGGGAGTGGCAGGTGTGTGGATGGGTAGCCACCGCGGGGAAGGCCTCGGAGCTGAGCACAGGCCCCTGGGGGCTCACCTCGAAGGCATGGTCGTGCACGGCTTGGACCACGTCTCGGAAGAGGATCTTGGAGGTGAGCGTGTGGCCGTGGTAGATGACAGGCTCCCCTCCTGGGCCCTCCCAGCAGTCCAGCTCCACACAGCGACACCCCTGGGCAAAGGCCCTGGGGGTGAACAGATGGGCTGTCAGGGGGGCTGTGAGGGCATtggtctggagccctggtggctgtcaAGTCCGTGTCCCCCATGGCTGAGCTCACTCCTGCCCCTCTGATACCTGACGTAGGCCTCCGTGCTGCTGGGCCCCCCGATCTGAGAGTCAGTCAGGTAGGTATTGTGGGAGGAAGAGATGAAATAGTGGGCGAGGGGCTGGTCCATGGGCTGGAATGTTTGCTTGTGGGCAGGGTCCAGGGCGGCCCCCTCGGGCGACAGCAGGTACATCATGAAGCCATCCATGGTCATCAGCTCGTTTTGCTTGGCTAGGGAGAGGGAGGGCCGCGGGAGAGTGTCAAGCCGTGGGGGTTGGGGACCCCACGTTGGCCCCAGTGGAATAATAATGAGCATCCATGGGCCGAGGGTGCTGCGCGAGTCTGCGTCAATCTCGGCCGGCCGAAGCGGACTGAGTTCCTCATTGGCTGGGTACTTGCCCGCACGGCACCCACCTGCCTCGTTGAGCTCGTGGGTCTGGATGAGCTGCCGGGCGTGCGCCAGGGTGGCATCCTCTTCGCCCTGCTCTTCCAGGAACTCCCGCAACTCCGGAGCGCTCAGCACGCGGTCCTCCCCGGAGCAACGGTGGAAGATGTCCTCCAGCTCCGGGCGCTTCAGCAGCCGCCGCAGGAACTCCTCGATCTCCGCCCCCTCCAGCCGCTCGTTGTGGGAGTGGTCGCACTCCTGGGGGGCGAGGGTGGAGCACCCGCTCAGCGGAGGGGCCTCCCTGCTGGGCTGGGCCCGACCCACTCTACTGCCGTGTCCCTTGCGGGGTGGCATCGCCCCGTTCCACACGGGCAAGGAAACCTTGCGGCCAGCCTCCCCTGTGCCAAGGCCGACCCCAAGAATCACCCTGTCGGAGGAGGGGAAATGGTGGCCCTGGAGCCAGGACTGGGCCCCCCACCCGTGAGCACACGCGCCCCCAGCCCCAGGTCACTGAGCGCCGACTCCGAGGAGCTGCGGGCACCGAGGGCAGGAGGGCAGACTCAACACCCATGGGTGCAGGTGTCCCCCAGGGGTGCCAAGCCTCGTGAAATGGCGATTTGGAGAAGGGAGCCCGCAGCAGCGGCCTCTGGGGAGAGCGGGCAGTACGGAGGTCGGCCCTACCCTCCATCTCGGCGAGGGACGGAGGGGACGCTCAGTCCAGGCAGGCGCAGCGGCTGCCgggagggggggcaggagggTGCCTAGGCCCAGATGCGCCTTTCTGCTGGGAGAAGCGGGCGCCCCCAGAAGCTGACACTGTAGCTGCGATGCGGGTGTGTGGGCtagcagtgtgtctgtgtgtgcatgcgcgcacGCATGAGCGGTATGTGGGTGGTGCGTGTATGTGATGTGTATGTGGTGTCTATGATGTGTGTATGTggcatgtgcatgcatgtgtgatgtgtgtgtggtgtgtctgtGACTGTATGTTTGTGgtatgtgtctgtgtggtgtctatgtgtgtgatatgtgtatgtgtggggtGCGTGTCCGTGCcccgtgtgtgtgtcgggg
This window of the Tenrec ecaudatus isolate mTenEca1 chromosome 10, mTenEca1.hap1, whole genome shotgun sequence genome carries:
- the PLCD3 gene encoding 1-phosphatidylinositol 4,5-bisphosphate phosphodiesterase delta-3 isoform X2, yielding MACPGCFLQGLSEDEDVRAMLQGSQLLKIRSQKWRKERLYRLQEDGLSVWFQRRVRHLPSQHIFLVQHIEAVREGHQSEGLRRYGGAFAPACCLTIAFKGRRKNLDLAAPNAEVAQRWVRGLAKLRARLDAMNQRERLDHWIHFYLHKADSNQDSHMSFKEIKSLLRMLNMDLNDMYAYCLFKECDHSHNERLEGAEIEEFLRRLLKRPELEDIFHRCSGEDRVLSAPELREFLEEQGEEDATLAHARQLIQTHELNEAAKQNELMTMDGFMMYLLSPEGAALDPAHKQTFQPMDQPLAHYFISSSHNTYLTDSQIGGPSSTEAYVRAFAQGCRCVELDCWEGPGGEPVIYHGHTLTSKILFRDVVQAVHDHAFETSPYPVILSLENHCGLEQQAALAHHLRTILGGMLVTQPLDSQDPKALPSPEELKGRVLVKGKKLPGAQKEDDRALWDREEEDEEEGDEEAETTEQKPRRAKQISPELSALAVYCCATPLKSLRPAVEQAQPCQVSSLSEREAKRLIREAGNSFVRHNSHQLTRIYPLGLRMNSANYSPQEMWNAGCQLVALNFQTPGYEMDLNAGRFLINGQCGYVLKPACLRQPNTTFDPECPGPFRTMLTIQVLTAQQLPKLNAEKPNSIVDPLVRVEIHGVPADCSRKETNYVLNNGFNPRWDQTLQFQLRAPELALVRFVVEDYDATSPNDFVGQFTLPLTSLKQGYRHIHLLSKDGASLAPATLFVHIQMQSS
- the PLCD3 gene encoding 1-phosphatidylinositol 4,5-bisphosphate phosphodiesterase delta-3 isoform X1, whose translation is MLCCQWRSRRPPEEPQVAAQVGEPLALLPQSASFDNSSKRPGLRALKKMGLSEDEDVRAMLQGSQLLKIRSQKWRKERLYRLQEDGLSVWFQRRVRHLPSQHIFLVQHIEAVREGHQSEGLRRYGGAFAPACCLTIAFKGRRKNLDLAAPNAEVAQRWVRGLAKLRARLDAMNQRERLDHWIHFYLHKADSNQDSHMSFKEIKSLLRMLNMDLNDMYAYCLFKECDHSHNERLEGAEIEEFLRRLLKRPELEDIFHRCSGEDRVLSAPELREFLEEQGEEDATLAHARQLIQTHELNEAAKQNELMTMDGFMMYLLSPEGAALDPAHKQTFQPMDQPLAHYFISSSHNTYLTDSQIGGPSSTEAYVRAFAQGCRCVELDCWEGPGGEPVIYHGHTLTSKILFRDVVQAVHDHAFETSPYPVILSLENHCGLEQQAALAHHLRTILGGMLVTQPLDSQDPKALPSPEELKGRVLVKGKKLPGAQKEDDRALWDREEEDEEEGDEEAETTEQKPRRAKQISPELSALAVYCCATPLKSLRPAVEQAQPCQVSSLSEREAKRLIREAGNSFVRHNSHQLTRIYPLGLRMNSANYSPQEMWNAGCQLVALNFQTPGYEMDLNAGRFLINGQCGYVLKPACLRQPNTTFDPECPGPFRTMLTIQVLTAQQLPKLNAEKPNSIVDPLVRVEIHGVPADCSRKETNYVLNNGFNPRWDQTLQFQLRAPELALVRFVVEDYDATSPNDFVGQFTLPLTSLKQGYRHIHLLSKDGASLAPATLFVHIQMQSS